One Besnoitia besnoiti strain Bb-Ger1 chromosome VIII, whole genome shotgun sequence DNA segment encodes these proteins:
- a CDS encoding EGF family domain-containing protein (encoded by transcript BESB_081500), with product MRNSTEEGASASLRAPGASARGRGSCCHRALGLSTQFSVSLFFCILGSSLLDLWHAPQSASAAITLPPQAQWVCRISERNQRCADVYANEHTGQKGGICREDDCCSRTGLSPSMGFGDVCKPRSDRACGSYKDAYSYGKCDLTHQCHKCSTASKCKLDNSENGGVWCHCPAPGVGDGISCVTDPCKGSPCDNGTCSPRKDDPNDYQCACYPGFTAVKDSTGAVKACVDTCATNVCGEGALACYNGQAGHVCACGDGYVNMAVNGSDTCVKPDFCLVNPCGDASAVKSCETVSTTEYKCTCNLDHELATNRNRPFCRKK from the coding sequence ATGAGGAATTCAACTGAAGAAGGCGCCAGCGcaagtctccgcgcgcccggcgcatCCGCCAGGGGCCGTGGCAGCTGTTGCCATCGGGCGCTTGGGTTATCAACACAGTTTTCAgtctctctttttttctgtaTTCTTGGATCCTCTCTGCTGGACTTGTGGCATGCGCCTCAATCCGCGTCAGCGGCGATTACtcttccgccgcaggcgcagtgGGTGTGTCGCATTTCTGAGCGGAACCAGCGTTGTGCGGACGTCTACGCGAACGAGCACACGGGTCAGAAGGGTGGAATCTGTCGGGAGGATGACTGCTGCTCACGGACAGGTCTTTCGCCCTCGATGGGTTTCGGTGACGTGTGCAAGCCGCGGAGCGACCGCGCATGCGGCTCCTACAAGGATGCGTACAGCTACGGCAAATGCGACCTGACTCACCAGTGCCACAAGTGCTCGACGGCATCCAAATGCAAACTCGACAATTCCGAAAACGGCGGCGTGTGGTGTCACTGCCCGGCGCCAGGCGTGGGCGACGGCATTTCTTGCGTCACGGATCCCTGCAAGGGGTCGCCCTGCGACAACGGGACATGCTCGCCGCGAAAGGACGACCCCAACGACTACCAGTGCGCCTGCTACCCTGGGTTCACCGCCGTCAAAGACAGCACGGGCGCCGTGAAGGCCTGCGTAGACACCTGCGCGACGAAcgtctgcggcgaaggcgccttgGCTTGTTACAACGGTCAGGCGGGCCACGTGTGCGCATGCGGGGATGGATACGTCAACATGGCTGTAAATGGAAGCGACACTTGCGTCAAGCCCGACTTCTGCCTAGTCAACCCTTGTGGGGACGCGAGTGCGGTGAAATCGTGTGAGACGGTCTCCACGACTGAGTACAAATGCACATGCAACCTCGATCACGAGCTCGCCACCAACCGGAATCGGCCTTTCTGCCGAAAAAAGTGA